CGCAACATCATTTCATACAAGCCATCTGCAATGTAGCACATTAATACTGGGGTCCACTATAAATTATAATTTCATATATACGCGACTAATGAGATACATGTGTATATCTACAGAAATTTTCGATCACTATACATGAATTATAATCTGCCCAAGGGCTTTTAAAATAACTTTCTAAAAGCACTTACAAGATCTCGGCTGTGATTCTGTGCTTCTTCCCGCCGTAGAAAGGTTTTGTGTGGAAGCTGACGGTGGCACTGTATCCAGTCTGGGAGCAAGAGATTGTGCACTCCCCACCCAGCTCTACCCAAGGAACTGTGAGAATGGACCTGccaggagagaaaaacaaaactcatGGGGGTTGCCAATACTGTATAGGATACATCTTACCTGACTAAATAGTATCTGTTTTACATAACACTGAAAGTTTGAAAAGCACTATgaaaattacacacacaaatGAGCAGAATACATACCTTCCGTAGCCATTGGGGAAAGTGAGAATATAGTGTTCATCGTACTCTAGACACGAtacacacccttaaaaaaataataataatatttataaaaacacattcctaTAATATCTGTAGTATTCAGATGTTACAGCGGATGCATTTTAGACCAGGAGAAAAAAATCACACTACAAGCACAGTCTTAGTCATAGTCTTTAGTCTTCACACTAGAGACAGGCACAGTTAGTTGGAATATTTAGACAGCTATCTAGATCATGGGAACAACCCAACATAGATTGTGCCGACTTAAATAACTTCGCTCCTTCCTGTTGATCTACACAAATTCTTGTTCTTAGCGAATTCAAAAGAAACTTTAGAAACTCACCTTGTCCAATATTATGGACCCCAATTGACATTCCTAAAAATTTGGACTTTGTCCAGATGTGAGCATTGAACTGAATCTTCTTGCTGTAACACTCAGCATAAAATGCAGAAACTGCAAAGCAGAGAAAAGACAAGGAGGCAAATCAATAGCCATAAACagacactgcagtttcactgtGAACAGGTGGTTACAGTGCACCACTGTGGCTTCTCCCTGGTAAAATATTTAATACTGTGCTATAAATGAGTAACATCCATGCACCCCAGAGAAATCCTGTTCATCCCCTATGTGACATTAAGGCTGTAAAAGTTTAAAGTGTAAATGGAAACAAATGGAATGTCAGGAACATACAGcccccaccacagctgtaaattcaaaactaGAGCCATcggtatgatgaaaaagttgatgacatAAAATACATCAGCAGGGTTACAGAACAGTACAGTGCAAGATAAGAATTAGCAATTAAATGTTTagtcacaatttgataagcgattctccagatTAATGCAAAAATTGAATTGTGACATAGGGACAGATAGATGAAAAGACACAGACAAGATATTCTTCATAACTTAAATGTTACTACCAAATTTCAGTGGAGGCAGTCTTACTTTCATACAATGTAAATATAATTCTCATCAATAAACTGTGATGCAAATGTGGCCAATCCATGGCTGGAACTCGCTCATGATCATTTGTAAATCCACTGTGACTCGCGACATACTTTTAATAAAAAGGCAGGACTTACTGGGTGGATGATGCGAGACCTGCTCTGCAACAAAAGACACATCGTTCTTACTGCACCAAGGAGCAGGCCCCTCTGAAACAGGCTCCTGGGGAGAAACAAGGGGATCGATTGTGTTCGTGTCACAATACTCAACAACAACTACAGCCAAAATCAAACAAATGGGTCTTAAGACACAATTTAGTGTGGCAAAGCAACTGTGAGCCCAAATCTCCCTGATTATGACACCTAGTCTACAGCACACTGAACTAGCCCAGGGCAGACTGAATTTGAGACTGAGTTTGAGCAAACTATTAGAAGCCACGCTGGACTGCATCAAGCACCTACTTGTGGTTATCCTGGGAGTACCACCAAAAGAGAAATGGTTGCTGCAATACAGGTGGATTGCTTGGTTctgtaatatgtttttgtttttttaaagtccaGATGTGGTTAAAATGGTACCAGTTGGCCAAATCAACCCTGAGGCTTATAAGGAAGGAGGAGTTTGGATTTGTAGACAGGGGCTTGATTACTGCTTGCCATATGCAAGAGAAGTTTAAAGTCAGTTCTGAATTTCACTGGGTGCCAGTGGGCCATTCCATATGAACTTTCTAGCACTGAAAATGCATACATCCGTTCAATCAGGCTTTCAGTCTGTAGTTATTTATAACCAGCCTATTGGGTAGGCTGTTGGAAACAGTTTTAAAATCCATGCTAACCAGCCTACAAAGGGTTGCTGATATTAAAATCCATAACTTTCGATGGTTAATttagcatctgctaaataaacaaatactaaatactaattaaaaaagGTCAGTGAGGTTAAAGCTAACCATATGCATAATTTAAAAGGATAGTTTTTCCACTTGCATtatgcatgaaaaaataaattgatgcACTTAAAATGCAATTGCTCTCTGTGGAAATGCCAGCAAACACATAACAAGCAGCACCATTCTGAAGAGGAGATATGACTGGTAAAGCAGGTGAAATACATTACATCAAAAACAAGTAACTGGTGCATTTCACTACTTTCTGTAGGTTTCTGTTTAGTcagccacacagacacacacacacacacactgtgcactcACTACATTCTCCTCGTTGTCTGAAGGCAGGTCCCAGTAACACAGGAAGATCTCTCCCAGAATGGGGTTGTAGGGTTTCTTGGCCACGGAGCCCTTCCGTCCTGCGTGAAAGGCAGAGAGGTACCATTTCAGAACCTGCACCATGCGGTCCCTGGGATCCGTCTGATCTGCAATACTATCACAAAAATGCATTAGACACGTGCTGTAGAGAGAGCAAAGCAGAGGCTGGAGGCAAGAATCACCCACCCAGCTACATTGAGTGACACCAGGTTTGCAGGCTGGAGAGAAGTTACAAAACCTGGTTGCGGGAGGATGaacctaaataaataacaacacatgACAGACTGTGCAGTTGTTATGAGCCAAGTGCCTTCGACCACCCAAGAAGTGCGCTACAAGAACCAAATCAGAGCACTTCGCTTGTTCCATGACATTTTATAAACCAAAAACAAGGACGCAGTAATCtagaagaaatgtattttgtaaaaattctacaaagtttattttagtattactacatattcTATCATTGCCTGTTATCCTTTGGAATAAATTAGTGATCATGGTACTGAAAATaccctaaaaaaaaacatgtacccaTCAATCAGTTCTTCTATGTATCTGTATCTGTCTATGAATATATCCATTCATATGTCATTCAATGATGTTTAGTGTTTAGAGAGTAAAGTTGTTGCACATGAGATACATTAAGGACACTAATATGATCTATAAAACCATCTACATACAAAAAGTGAGAGTCATTTGTATGGGTCTGTAGAGTTGAAGTGGTGTCTAAACATCAACAACAGTCTGCAGCTCTTTGTAAATTAGatcattcataataataataataacaacaatggtTTTGATGTTATGTTAAAGGAGGGAAGGATAACTTTGCAGGGTCTGGAAGTGAATTCTGATTGGATGCTATTTGGGATTACAAATTAACAGTAAaatcccattgcacagcaggttCAGCCTTTAGCATGATCTTGATGGGATAAACCCAAGCTTGTGGACAATAGTGCTCTTGTTGGACCTAAAAATGccttcaaaacatttaaaaaaactgcttGTCTTGCAATATAATCTAACCAGCACTGTAAATCAGCAAAGCCCCCACAGACTTTAAAACTCTGCACCATGCTTCTTGGCACAGGCTACAAGACAAGCAAcccctttaaaaatacttgcCAATAATTCCTAGATATTATCTATCTGGTTAAAGCATTGTAAGATTTATGATGCAATTCTAGAAAAATGCCCAACGCCCCAGGTCAGCTGACATGATGAAGAGCTGTAGTCAGACACAGCAGAAAGAAAGCTGTATCTGCACACTCCTAAAGGTCTGCAgagttataaataacatattCTTTAGGAGAACACAAGAGGGTCTATGAACCCCAATAGTCAGATCTGACAACCAGTAAATAGAGACCTGTGGATATCGGGATTTGGGGGAAACTACAAAGGGGTTCTTTAGATGTAGTATATATTTACCTGACAAACAGATCGGGATGTGCAAAGAAGTCTGCGTACATTTCCAGCAATGATCTCCTCTCCAGGATAAATGTAGGAAGAACCACCTGCCGCAACAAACAGGAAATGTGAGACACTGATTCAAAATAAAATCTTTCATTTTAACTGTCAAAATGAAGAGATGGCAAGACTTCTCATTTAAAAAGGTTGCCCTCATCTTAACTGTGTTATAAGGCcctaaaactgtttttttccccccttggtAACCAAAACAGCTTAATTGCACTGATCCCATCTatgattaataaaatgtgtttccaTGCAGAAAGGCTTGGCAGAGAATAATATCCAGACAGTCTGAGACGCCCCGCAATTTAAtctaaagcagggatggaaataagacacctaTTGTATAGcactcacccattccaggttttaatatgtgcttgattaatACATGCTTGACCAGTGAACAGATGACAAGCTCAGGTGCATTACAAATACCATacgggagacactgaaattgaaggaggaatctatgaaaaagacctaggagtttatgttgactcagaaatgtcttcatctagacaatgtggggaagctataaaaaaggcggCCAACAAGATGgctggatatattgtgaaaagtgttgaatttaaatcaagggaagtaatgttaaaactttacaatgcattagtaagacctcatctagaatattgtgttcagttctggtcacctcggtacaaaaaggatattgctgctctatagAGAGTGCAAAAATTATTCCtagtttaaaaggcatatcatatgcagacaggctaaaagaattgaatcttcagtcttgaacaaagaagactacacagcgatctgattcaagcattcaaaattctaaaaggtattgacaatggtCGAACCAAGGaactttttcgacttgaaaaaagaaacaaggaccaggggtcacaagtggagattagataaaggggcattcagatcagaaaataggaggcacttttttacacagagaatcatgggaatctttactccccagtaatgttgttgaagctgacaccctgggatccttcaaaaagctgcatgatgagattctgggatcaataagctactaacaaccaaacgagaaagatgggccgaatggcctcctctcgtttgtaaactttctcatgttcttgtgTGTGTCTCATGGtcaaatcaggaatggatcaaactacaATGCAATTAGTCTTCTTTTCATCCCTGTAAAGATATGttaaccacagtaaaaaaaaaacaaaaaaaaaaaaaacactgatctgATGACTTAGTGGTTTGTAAATCCCCTGCCACAGTCCTTtgtaactacaaaacaaacacaaacttacCAGGCAAGAAACTTATGAAAAGTTTCCAAACTGTGATTTGCATGTGCCCTTTCTACACAATGACCTATAGTTTTCAGTGTGGCAAATTTCAGACTTCACAGTAAGAATATTGacaatttgcccacagtggaaaaatCTCAGCCAATGTTTTTACAGATAACTTAGTAAGCTTTCTCTTGGAGGACAGTGATggcttatttttaaattgtttttttatttgtttgttctgaTCCTCGCTATCGATGGCAAagtaaacagttgggttttttttgtattcaaaccATGTACTGTCCAAAGTCTGTGTAAATGCTGCTATCGATCATTTTCCTGCCTGGAGTTGTGCAATAAAGCACTCTGTAAAGGTCCTTTATCTTGGGTAGCAAACCGTTTCCGAGCACATTTGTATCAGGATCCTTATGTAATACAGGGCACAGTTACATAACTTAAACATATTAAAAGGTTGGTGGCGCTGCTGCTGTTGGAAAACTTGAAGTTAAGCTTAGAGCCCGTCTAATTAAAAtgctgcatttaaattattattattttttttaaattgcgaAGAATGAAAGCACTCCtcaaatgaacaattaaaaatcAAGCACCAATTTTACACCAAAATATAATTTCTCTGTGTCTGTTTTACTATATTCTTCCATAACACCGtgtaaccaatttttttttttttttggttcctgggtagtaagtgttatttcctaattgcttatgcctcaaaagtatagaaaatggctattattccccacaaactttgcttttgtgaccaggacagtgatatttagaaatttacctattttccagaacattccagatagattcagtgctgagtaaacttggagtaacttctagaactttccagtaatataaatagtagtataaatacaggggccttaagcccaccagttcagtttagttccagctgcctaagtggatacatatctgtatttttctgagatggcatcaaggtcataggagacttcaaaatggtggcattcctgatgggtctccaaggcggttttaccaagtttccctgctatctttgcctttgggacaacagggacaccaaggcgcactaccacaggcgggactggccacagcggaccgagttctctgtggggaggaacaacgtcaagtgggagccactggtggacccccggaaggtgctgatgccaccactgcacatcaaattgggccttatgaaacaatttgtcagagctctagataaggagtcggcagccttcaagtaccttcaagacttcttccctaagctgtctgaggcaaaggtcaaaaccggtgtcttcgtcggaccacagataaagaagatcctggagtgcaatgaattccccaagaagctcactagtaaggagaaagcggcttggaacagctttgtcgcagtggttcggggcttcctgggtaatcacaaggccaaaaactatgtggagctggttgagactctggtgaagaactacggcacaatgggctgtaggatgtccctcaaagtccatatccttgatgctcatcttgataaattcaaggagaacatgggagcgtactcggaggagcaaggcgagcgcttccaccaggatatactggactttgaacactgctaccaaggacagtataacgagaacatgatggcagactacatttgggggctgattcgtgaaagtgatttacagtataatcgtaaatctcgaaaaactactcacttctaaatcttttgtagtcatttttgtattactttagtataaatacatgttaatttggattcatatgttgtttttttctgacgttatgtgaacgaaaagacacaaatttgcccgttttctcattggaaataggtaaatttctaaatatcactgtcctggtcacaaaagcaaagtttttggggaataatagccattttctatacttctgaggcataagcaattaggaaataacacttactacccaggaacaaaaattgtgttacatagtgataatCAAGCAGGCTTTAACCAGTCGGTTTACATTCTTCTAAGTTAGAGGTCATGTCTACTTATAAACTTAAACAGCCATACTACCTATCTATATATAGATTTAGATATAAGAGAGATAAGGTGTAACCTGACTGCACTGCTCATTAAACATACAATTAGAACtagtttatttttcaggggctcacaaaatactgtaataaaccaCTCCCCTTTTAGAGGAACGTACTTATTTTTGAGCAGACTCGAGTTATTAATTGAGACATGATGCTACTTAATGCAATGCTTCCGACCAGCATTTGACCAAATGCAACCGGGGTAGAGATTTTCAAGCTAATGAACATCACAGCAAATAAAGCAGGTGTCAATCATACCTGTCATACCTGACAATTTCCTACTGTTTACTTTAGTACCAGTATCTCCACCCCACTCAAAATCACGACACATCGTCAGCTAGGCCGGTCAGAAACGACAAACTGAAAAGAGGCGAAACTTGTTCTATAATTAACAGCTTTTATGCTGTTCCGATGAAGAACCCCAGGCAAACACATACTCTAAAAAGGTGAATGACTTATTGTCTCATTTTGCAAACTACTGAAAAACCAAAAAGGTACAACATTAATTACCCTTGTAGTCTTTTCAAACCTATTATTAAGTGCCTTGGATAGGACACTCCACTTCTAAATCAAAAGAGCCACATTGTGGAGCTCAGCTATCCACTGGACAGCTCCAGCAATCCCAGGTTCTGAAACAGCATCACCAGACCCTGCAGTTCTGACAGACAGCTGGTCTCTCACCTTGGTCAAGTCCATCCCCAGTCTGACCTGGGACAGCAGGTGCATGATGACGCTCTTGTGCTCCTCCACAGACTCGCCCTCCCCATCGTCATCCCGGTCATCATGGCTGTCAAACTGATCTGTGAACAACAGCAACGAGTCTCTTAACCTGCTTTCTAGCTGTCAGTGTGGGTTTGCTGTCAGGGATTATAATTTAAATTATGGAGGGAGTCCAAGCAAGGTCCTGGTCATGCTATAAATGTAAATGTGTCGGGGTGTGTTTAGACGAAAAATGTTTTGTGATCTCTAGTGGTAACTCCCTCTACAATAGGTATTATTGCGTTTTTTTGAAGTCATTTGCACTGATTTATAATGGTACACCAATACAATAACAGTATCTACAGATAAACAGTCATTCTGATAGCTTTAAATTCTGGTATGCATGGAAACACCCCTACAATGTATAATGCATGTCTTGCGTGTTTTAGCaaagatatttaaatattttaaacaaataattatttctgTCCTGAATTGCATTGGGGTTTTCCTCAAAGACTTCTGGAGGTTTAGCTACTGTATATTCTCATACTGTACAGAGTAATGTTCTCTCATAGTTCACAGTTTTCCCTGTTCTTCATTCATTAAGAAAGGTTTGGGACAGTTTTATCTTTACCTGTTTTTCGTTCAATGTTACCATTAAATGTCTGGTAAGGTAGAACACCTCCCCCATAAACATCATATACTCCTGAACATATGTGCTCTTAtttattcacttcagtgattAAATAAATGGATTCCCACTCCCTTTTTCAGAAAATTACATTCTCATGACCTAATGAATCCAGCTGGAGCGCATCCTTCTTGAGAAAGAGAATATAGTTAAACAAACATTATTAGTGCTATCCAAACATCATGCCTCAAATGAAATGCAGGGCAGGTCTGTCTGCTTACAAATCAGTAATGACCTTTTCTCCTATCCCTTTCCCGTCAGGATATAACAAACCGTGAACACAATGGGACAGACAAAATCAATCTAGCTTGATGTATTCAAATCAGGTTGTCATTTCCAGGGCGTTTCCCCGCTTCACAACCCTGTCCCCCTGGGTTTACCTGCATCAGTGGTGCCATTTGATATGGAGGAGTTGAGAGACTCGTTGGTGTCTGGTCGTTTCAGACTGCTCCCTGTGCTGCTGTGGGGCAGCACTGCCGTGGTCATAGACGGACTGtgcagaaaaagaagaaaaaccacAACCGCATCACCTCTTTGTAGCACTGCAGTGCCCTTTCCACCCTGCACTGAGAGCAAACACTCAATCAATATACAGGACTCCAGCAGACAGCTGCTTAGGCTGAAAAAACTGAATTATCACACTGGACTGCTTTACACAATCAGAAACCTTGGGTATCCAAATGGGGTCTGTGAAAGTGATGATAGTGATTCATGAATATTGCAGTGAGCATTTAGAATCAGGCTGATTGGTGGCTATAGAGGCAGTGAACTctgaacaaacaaatacaatataaattattaaatgaaagcagttgaaaaTTCCAATTTTGTAtttaagattttcttttttttcatcattattatttgtttatttagcagacgcctttatccaaggcgacttacagagaatagggtgtgtgaactatgcatcagctgcagagtcacttacaattacgtgtcacccgaaagacagagcacaaggaggttaagtgacttgctcagggtcacacaatgagtcagtggctgaggtgggatttgaaccagggacctcctggttacaagcccgtttctttaaccactggaccaaccACACAGCCAGTTGCGAATGAATGATCggtttccagtcagaggtcacTTGAAACAACATCTGTCGAGTTATccaatagtttttatcccttcggtaccCGTAATAAGTATCGAGTTACGAGTAAAGCATGgtgtcaaaataaaaaattaagaggcaggatacatatattttatatggagaaaattcaAGGCCAAGATTGCTTGTGGAAATAAGCAACGGTGTtgagttaaccgaggttgactgtggtgtgtgtgtgtgtgtgtgtgtgtgtgtgtgtgtgtgtctctctttatttatttattaatatgaaaTGGCAATATTAAAGGTAGTACCGTACTGGTAGTGGCACCggaataaaatgtaaatacaaaaagaGAAGTGTATAATGAAAAAGTACAGCTACATCCACATTGTGCCTTCCAGATGCATCAGAACTGTAAAAGCAGTTCTCTTGTACTGTGtgtaataacttgtgctacagaaTGTCTTTAATGAGTTTTATCACAGTTGGATAAGCAGTAAGCACTGGCACTTTAAAAATATCCCCAGTTGCCAGGgagatgtaaaaacaaaacaaaaaagtgactAATTATTTCTTTACTACTGCCCTTAAAATATGATCaataaaatcattacaaaaattaAACGAGCGTAAGGAAATTAGGCAGTCCTTAGAGATTAAAGTACCAatttttcaaaaaaatgtaaGGTGTTTCCTTGCAATGGATAAACAGTGGCCCGTGCCTGTGTGGGGATTCCCATGTCCTGATTCttgtcatttaaaacaaacagctcTTCAAACAGGGGacttcttttctttaaccaaatgCGGCTATGTAAATAGGATGGTTTGGTTATCTAGTAACTAGAGTTAATACATTaaacaagttaaaataaaaagataaatctatctatctatctatagatatagatCTATAGATATACATCTATATCTctagatatctatatatatatatatatatatatctatatctctatagatatatagatctagatatatagatctatagatatatatatatatatagatatatctctatatctatctatatatttttttttctccaactcATTAACGACAAGGGTGATCTGTCTGGtttatgtatatatgtactgtattaaagtTTGGATGAAAGGAGTTTTAGTCAGTAAAATATTTACCTCTTAGTGCAACCTAAGCAAAGCAGACACTTACCCACTCTCCTCTGCCACCACTCCCCAGTCCCTCCTTCCCAAAACACTGAGACCTGAAGCCAGGGCCATTTGCTGGTAAACTTTACTTCCCAAGCACCCATAGAGTGTCACTGCAATCCTGACATTCCCCTGCAATCTCTGTGTTATTACTAAACATTTGAGGAACTGCGCGGATTAAGAAGGCTCCGCCTGTGCCTCACGAGGGGTTGGAACAGGAAGAAGGCAGGCAATGTTTTTCTAACTCAGCAACGAAAAGCGCACCCATTTGTAACTTGAGGCAAGCCCCTACCCAGATTTGTCTCATGtgactcattaaaatgtacaaaacgtAACTTAACCCTGTGACATACAAACTTCCACCCATCCATTCTAAAAGCAAAGAGACACCTAAATGAAGCACTCTCTTGCATGAATGCAGTAGCTTTAAAATTATTGAAATACCTAATGGCATTTCCAAACCGAATACTGGCTTTCTTGAATTAAAAAGAAAGGTCAAACACAGCTTTGCAATTTTAAATTTCTTCTTGAGGTCATAAATTAGTGTATAGTTAAAGAATAGTAATTCATATTGGTAATGTTTAAGTACAGTATAGTTCTTTCATGCAGTTTTATAGGCCTATTATTCACTTCAACACCACTACTTTAGGACAGCATGCTTTTCCAGGAGTGTCAAAGCCCAGGATAAGTCATTTAGCTGCCATGATCTTCATTTGCCTGTCATTTATTCCCAGTTCTGTCTGGAACCTCACTTCTCCATCAATGGCCAACACCAATAAATATTCATCTTAACCCTTACTGTGACACGGACAAACATATCGGTTTTGtttagctgtttatttatttattttgacgcCTATTTGAGAACTTTTATTCGTTACTATAAACCAGTGCAACACATACAGAAAGGCACTCATA
The sequence above is drawn from the Acipenser ruthenus chromosome 12, fAciRut3.2 maternal haplotype, whole genome shotgun sequence genome and encodes:
- the LOC117416835 gene encoding oxysterol-binding protein-related protein 9 isoform X6, coding for MVESVKHCIVLLQIAKDQSNEQKHANGIISTINPVDGIYQPSPLDSSVIHTMPTQTVLPPDGSQVGKGEPRPTSLAVGSVVTVMGNHQTPTPNSTGSGPSAPSSSVTSPSHVNLSSNTVPDFSYSSSEDEFYDADEFYQTSTSPKRCIDPSMTTAVLPHSSTGSSLKRPDTNESLNSSISNGTTDADQFDSHDDRDDDGEGESVEEHKSVIMHLLSQVRLGMDLTKVVLPTFILERRSLLEMYADFFAHPDLFVSIADQTDPRDRMVQVLKWYLSAFHAGRKGSVAKKPYNPILGEIFLCYWDLPSDNEENVEPVSEGPAPWCSKNDVSFVAEQVSHHPPISAFYAECYSKKIQFNAHIWTKSKFLGMSIGVHNIGQGCVSCLEYDEHYILTFPNGYGRSILTVPWVELGGECTISCSQTGYSATVSFHTKPFYGGKKHRITAEIFPPNDKKSFCSIDGEWNGVMYAKWASGESNLFIDTKKMSTIKKKVRKLEDQLEYESRSLWKDVTVNLKLRDIDAATEAKHSLEEKQRAEARERKEKEMQWETRLFHEDGECWVYDEPLLKRMAANKQ